A portion of the Oncorhynchus gorbuscha isolate QuinsamMale2020 ecotype Even-year linkage group LG07, OgorEven_v1.0, whole genome shotgun sequence genome contains these proteins:
- the agt gene encoding angiotensinogen: protein MRHIFCPLLLLSCLSVGLANRVYVHPFNLFASENVSCETIKTKVTKPLETVPLTPLNNDSVVPDTRDFSGTDRLKQNVTQRTAVLAELLNSLGIRMYKALSSKQKDSNTLLSPMNTFGSLVTLYLGASKKTAIPYQQLLGLNRDTDRDDCVSLVDGHNVLRTLQDINSLVDGPKDEINTCVWAFARKGADLSKDFVQGTQDFSDASYIRAVDFSQPQEAETQINNFIQKTSDRKITSLFKDLSSTTDLLFVSSVHFKGNWRKAFQTEKTTMQEFKVDATTTIMVPLMTHTGNYKYLNDKDMKCTVVKLSLSKRAYMLLVLPHEGSSLHDMEPQLQSGIISGWNRHLKEGFLELSLPKFSMTSLTDLRSLLFDMAAVIEKSLLGSDAEFERLSSKKPFSVDKVFNKVMFEMSEGGAETQDKTQDEGVPLKFTVNRPFFFAIVEGNSNAILMLGKIRNPTL, encoded by the exons ATGCGTCATATATTTTGCCCTCTCCTTCTGCTCTCCTGCCTCTCGGTAGGCCTAGCGAACCGTGTATATGTCCACCCGTTTAACCTCTTCGCCTCTGAGAACGTCAGCTGTGAGACCATCAAAACCAAAGTGACCAAACCTCTGGAGACTGTCCCTTTGACCCCCCTTAACAATGACAGTGTGGTGCCTGACACTCGAGACTTCTCAGGCACTGACAGACTGAAACAGAACGTCACTCAGCGCACTGCTGTACTGGCAGAGCTGCTCAACTCTCTGGGCATCCGGATGTACAAGGCTCTGAGCAGCAAGCAAAAGGACTCCAACACCTTGCTCTCGCCCATGAACACCTTTGGCTCTCTGGTCACCTTGTACCTGGGGGCCTCCAAAAAAACAGCCATCCCTTACCAGCAGCTGCTGGGCCTGAACAGGGACACGGACAGAGACgactgtgtctccctagtggatGGCCACAATGTTCTTCGCACTCTGCAGGACATCAATTCCCTGGTGGATGGGCCCAAGGATGAGATCAACACTTGTGTGTGGGCCTTTGCTCGCAAGGGCGCTGACCTCTCGAAGGACTTTGTCCAAGGCACCCAGGACTTCTCTGATGCCTCATACATCAGAGCAGTGGATTTCTCCCAACCCCAGGAAGCTGAGACCCAGATCAACAACTTCATCCAGAAGACATCAGACAGGAAAATCACGAGCCTGTTCAAGGACCTTAGCTCAACCACAGATCTACTGTTTGTCAGCTCTGTCCATTTCAAAG GCAACTGGAGGAAGGCGTTCCAGACAGAGAAAACTACCATGCAGGAGTTCAAGGTTGATGCAACAACAACTATCATGGTCCCTCTCATGACCCACACAGGCAACTACAAGTACCTGAATGATAAGGACATGAAGTGCACCGTGGTGAAACTATCTCTGAGCAAACGGGCCTACATGCTGCTGGTGCTGCCTCACGAGGGGAGCAGCCTGCATGACATGGAGCCTCAACTACAGTCAGGCATCATCTCTGGCTGGAACAGGCATCTGAAGGAGGG GTTCCTGGAACTGTCTCTGCCCAAGTTCTCCATGACATCCTTGACTGACCTAAGGTCATTGCTCTTTGACATGGCAGCTGTGATTGAGAAAAGTCTGCTGGGTTCAGATGCTGAGTTTGAGAGACTCAGCAGTAAGAAGCCGTTCAGTGTTGATAAG GTGTTCAACAAAGTCATGTTTGAGATGTCTGAAGGTGGTGCTGAGACTCAAGACAAGACCCAAGATGAAGGGGTTCCCCTCAAATTCACTGTCAACAGGCCCTTCTTCTTCGCTATTGTAGAGGGAAACTCCAATGCTATTCTCATGCTGGGAAAAATAAGAAACCCGACTCTTTAG